A genomic stretch from Desulfurellaceae bacterium includes:
- a CDS encoding alpha/beta fold hydrolase produces MNSRMIETRPGITVRVFEAGSGAPLVFLHGAGGLFGQEPFLDRLAEHYRVFAPELPGFGESSGEELLEDMQDFTLHGWDVVGALGLSKPHLVGHSMGGMIAAEMACVAPNDVDKLVLVASAGLWIAEQPIPDLFSFLP; encoded by the coding sequence ACAGCCGGATGATCGAGACCCGGCCAGGGATCACCGTGCGTGTCTTCGAGGCCGGCAGCGGCGCGCCGCTGGTCTTTTTGCACGGGGCGGGCGGCCTGTTCGGTCAGGAGCCGTTCCTGGACCGCCTGGCCGAGCACTACCGGGTCTTCGCCCCCGAGCTGCCGGGCTTTGGCGAGTCGAGCGGTGAAGAACTGCTGGAGGACATGCAGGACTTTACCCTGCACGGCTGGGATGTGGTCGGCGCCCTGGGGCTGTCCAAGCCCCATCTGGTCGGCCACTCCATGGGCGGGATGATCGCGGCCGAAATGGCCTGTGTAGCGCCGAACGATGTGGACAAACTGGTCCTGGTCGCCTCGGCCGGCCTGTGGATTGCCGAGCAGCCGATTCCCGATCTGTT